The following proteins come from a genomic window of Xiphophorus couchianus chromosome 19, X_couchianus-1.0, whole genome shotgun sequence:
- the dio2 gene encoding type II iodothyronine deiodinase yields METLFYEIFSSSVWTKWTKEGNLWFDPVSLDASKGGEKGGDWRSAPNLTSGSVCKDKPWGSTLTTESILSREVLDIRGVLVQSLAQIRHYEGSRSEPRSSASPLNRQKEKMGSASEDLLVTLQILPGFFSNCLFLALYDSVVLVKRVVTLLSRSHSAGCGEWRRMLTSEGLRSIWNSFLLDAYKQVKLGCEAPNSKVVKVPDGPRWSSTVVPYGSRIQTGGECRLLDFESSDRPLVVNFGSATUPPFISHLPAFRQLVEDFSDVADFLLVYIDEAHPADGWVAPPMGPCSFSFRKHQNLEERIGAARQLIDHFSLPPQCQLVADCMDNNANVAYGVANERVCIVHQRKIAYLGGKGPFFYNLKDVRQWLEQSYGRR; encoded by the exons ATGGAGACCCTCTTTTATGAGATCTTTTCTTCGAGTGTTTGGACAAAGTGGACAAAGGAAGGAAATCTGTGGTTTGATCCAGTAAGTCTGGACGCCTCTAAGGGAGGAGAGAAAGGAGGAGACTGGAGGTCTGCGCCGAATCTGACGTCAGGATCAGTCTGCAAAGATAAGCCGTGGGGCTCAACATTAACTACAGAGTCCATCCTTTCCAGGGAGGTGCTGGATATCAGAGGGGTTCTGGTGCAAAGTCTGGCGCAGATCCGACACTATGAGGGCAGCAGATCAGAGCCGCGGTCTTCAGCCTCTCCACTGAACcgtcaaaaagagaaaatgggaAGTGCGAGTGAAGACCTGCTCGTCACACTCCAGATCTTGCCCGGCTTCTTCTCCAACTGTCTCTTTCTGGCTCTGTACGACTCCGTAGTACTGGTAAAGCGCGTCGTGACCCTACTGAGCCGGTCGCACTCCGCCGGCTGCGGAGAGTGGCGCCGCATGCTGACATCCGAGGGGCTGCGCTCCATCTGGAACAGCTTCCTGCTGGACGCCTACAAACAG GTGAAACTTGGCTGTGAGGCACCAAACTCCAAGGTGGTGAAGGTTCCTGATGGACCTCGGTGGAGCAGCACTGTTGTCCCATATGGGTCAAGGATCCAGACTGGAGGTGAATGTCGCCTTCTGGATTTCGAGTCATCAGATCGCCCTCTGGTGGTGAACTTTGGCTCGGCCACCTGACCCCCATTCATCAGCCACTTGCCTGCCTTCCGGCAGCTTGTGGAGGACTTTAGCGACGTGGCTGATTTCCTGTTGGTCTATATTGATGAGGCCCATCCTGCCGATGGCTGGGTGGCCCCTCCCATGGGGCCCTGTTCTTTCAGTTTCCGAAAACACCAGAACCTTGAGGAGAGAATAGGAGCTGCACGCCAACTCATCGATCACTTTTCCCTACCGCCACAGTGCCAGCTAGTGGCCGACTGCATGGATAACAATGCCAATGTGGCTTACGGGGTGGCAAATGAACGAGTCTGCATAGTGCACCAAAGGAAGATCGCCTACCTAGGAGGAAAGGGACCATTTTTCTACAACCTGAAGGATGTGAGGCAGTGGCTGGAACAGAGTTACGGCAGACGGTAG